The following are encoded together in the Carboxydothermus pertinax genome:
- a CDS encoding precorrin-2 C(20)-methyltransferase gives MAKLYVVGVGPGDPELITVKAMKILRGVRVLVFPGKRAFKVVESFLSDDKEILFFNFPMVEDEGKKREAAHTFAQKILEYLNREEVSFFTLGDPGLYSTAGYLLEALKQLGFAGDIEIVPGINSFSLAAAKSFFNLAFEDEKVEILSTLPEDFTFEPKTTYVFLKLSSYYDRFLELVKEAKIQGYYFKELGTEEEKICSFNELPEKTGYFSLALAKRGN, from the coding sequence ATGGCTAAACTTTACGTGGTTGGTGTTGGTCCGGGGGACCCCGAGCTTATTACGGTGAAAGCTATGAAGATTTTGCGAGGGGTACGGGTTTTAGTTTTTCCCGGAAAAAGGGCTTTTAAAGTTGTGGAAAGTTTTCTTTCAGATGATAAAGAAATTCTCTTTTTTAATTTTCCCATGGTGGAAGACGAGGGGAAAAAAAGGGAAGCGGCGCACACCTTTGCCCAAAAAATTTTAGAGTATCTAAACCGGGAAGAAGTTTCTTTTTTTACCCTGGGAGACCCGGGTTTATACAGTACCGCTGGATATTTATTGGAGGCGCTAAAGCAGTTAGGTTTTGCAGGGGATATAGAAATAGTTCCGGGGATAAATTCCTTTTCACTGGCAGCCGCTAAGTCTTTCTTTAACCTTGCTTTTGAAGATGAAAAGGTAGAAATCCTATCGACTTTGCCGGAAGATTTTACTTTTGAGCCCAAAACTACCTATGTTTTTTTAAAACTTTCCTCTTATTACGACCGCTTTTTAGAGCTGGTAAAGGAAGCAAAGATCCAGGGATATTACTTTAAAGAGCTTGGTACCGAAGAGGAAAAAATCTGTTCTTTTAATGAACTTCCCGAAAAAACCGGGTATTTTTCCCTGGCCTTAGCGAAAAGGGGGAATTAG
- the cbiE gene encoding precorrin-6y C5,15-methyltransferase (decarboxylating) subunit CbiE has protein sequence MGWVKVVGVGPGSPEYLTKIGERVISEADYVAGAEELLKTFAPDKKHLSFGEFGAVLKQMKDLSRSFNIALLLRGDTGFYSLLRKIERENPGLVTEVIPGISSVQLAFARLKKLWDGAAFYSLHGRNLPEKLKEEFTVHVFLLGEKINTSSLKQLLQKHGLEGASYYLLYDLSYPEEKIVKLSFADLPPELSGRGILIAER, from the coding sequence GTGGGATGGGTAAAAGTCGTGGGGGTCGGTCCGGGTAGTCCCGAGTACCTTACTAAAATTGGCGAAAGGGTAATTAGTGAGGCGGATTATGTGGCCGGGGCGGAAGAACTTTTAAAAACTTTTGCTCCGGATAAAAAACATCTATCTTTTGGTGAATTTGGCGCGGTTTTAAAGCAAATGAAAGATTTATCAAGAAGTTTTAACATTGCTCTTCTTTTGCGGGGCGATACCGGCTTTTACAGTTTATTAAGAAAGATTGAAAGAGAAAATCCAGGACTTGTTACCGAGGTAATACCGGGGATAAGCTCGGTGCAGTTAGCTTTTGCCCGCTTGAAAAAATTGTGGGATGGGGCTGCTTTTTATTCTTTGCACGGAAGAAACCTTCCTGAGAAATTAAAAGAAGAGTTTACGGTCCATGTATTTTTATTAGGAGAGAAAATCAATACCTCTTCCCTAAAACAACTTTTGCAAAAACACGGCCTGGAGGGAGCTTCTTACTATTTACTTTATGATTTAAGTTATCCGGAAGAAAAAATAGTAAAGCTTTCCTTTGCCGATTTACCTCCGGAGCTTTCAGGGAGGGGGATATTAATTGCTGAAAGATGA
- the cbiT gene encoding precorrin-6Y C5,15-methyltransferase (decarboxylating) subunit CbiT — MLKDEDFYLPGTPYTKEEIRAVLLKKLNLKGEEVVYEVGSGSGTITVELALSLPRGKVYAFEKDLQRLTVIKENLRRFSVRNVVLIPQALPCDLSAYPPPDLVVIGGSSSLREVLKQVGACLKNGGVLAGLAVTLESLAIYQEFFQNSSFTDFDGISIAVTRLKKAGSYHILNAQNPVFIFTGRKKEENNG, encoded by the coding sequence TTGCTGAAAGATGAAGATTTTTATCTACCCGGAACTCCTTATACCAAAGAAGAAATCCGGGCAGTCCTTTTAAAAAAGCTTAACCTGAAAGGCGAGGAAGTGGTTTACGAAGTAGGGTCAGGCTCGGGCACCATTACGGTGGAACTGGCTTTAAGCCTTCCCCGGGGTAAAGTATATGCTTTTGAAAAAGACCTCCAGAGGCTTACCGTAATTAAAGAAAATCTACGAAGATTTTCGGTAAGGAATGTGGTTTTAATTCCCCAGGCCTTACCCTGTGATTTATCCGCCTATCCTCCGCCGGATTTGGTTGTAATTGGTGGAAGTTCTAGTTTAAGAGAAGTACTAAAGCAGGTTGGAGCCTGTTTAAAAAATGGTGGGGTCCTTGCCGGTTTGGCAGTTACCCTTGAATCATTAGCTATTTACCAGGAGTTTTTTCAAAACAGCTCTTTTACCGATTTTGACGGGATTAGCATAGCGGTTACCAGGCTTAAAAAAGCCGGAAGCTATCATATCTTAAATGCCCAAAATCCCGTATTTATCTTTACCGGAAGGAAAAAGGAGGAAAATAATGGCTAA
- a CDS encoding energy-coupling factor ABC transporter substrate-binding protein yields the protein MRTFTNIILLILVIALIAVPMFLVKGEFSGADELASRVIEKQDPNYKPWFSPVWEPPSGEIESFLFALQAALGAGFVGFYLGYLKGKKEGKNVNGTVGLSKSAKEN from the coding sequence ATGAGAACGTTTACCAATATCATCCTGCTAATTTTGGTAATAGCGTTAATTGCGGTTCCAATGTTTTTAGTTAAGGGGGAATTTTCCGGCGCCGATGAATTAGCCTCCCGGGTGATTGAAAAGCAAGACCCCAATTATAAGCCCTGGTTTTCCCCCGTCTGGGAACCGCCCAGCGGCGAGATAGAGTCGTTTTTATTTGCCCTGCAGGCGGCTTTGGGCGCCGGGTTTGTGGGATTTTATCTGGGGTACTTGAAGGGAAAGAAGGAAGGAAAAAATGTTAACGGAACAGTTGGCCTATCAAAGTCCGCTAAGGAAAATTGA
- the cbiQ gene encoding cobalt ECF transporter T component CbiQ codes for MLTEQLAYQSPLRKIDPVYKLLFSFALLFLGLTAPNPFFTLLPTLGLVSFFLVRKGKIPGQIYLKYLLLPGGFLLASLIGIMIDFRPAPYVNWKNLFLALNAGGRALTSLLGLYFLIFTTPLLDLIAGLSRFGIPQFIIEIIIFIHRFIFIFFEIAGEIIKAQEARLGYRNFRRGIYSFSFLTTGIFKGGLARAGQMTISLESRGYNDKIVFLQPDYQNQNYPLLFVGIVVMLALFTYGGAFIWRSF; via the coding sequence ATGTTAACGGAACAGTTGGCCTATCAAAGTCCGCTAAGGAAAATTGACCCTGTTTATAAACTTCTTTTTTCCTTTGCGCTTTTATTCCTGGGGTTAACAGCTCCCAATCCTTTTTTTACCTTACTCCCTACCCTGGGGTTAGTAAGCTTTTTTCTGGTGAGAAAGGGAAAAATCCCCGGGCAAATTTATCTTAAGTACTTGCTTTTACCGGGAGGTTTTTTGCTGGCAAGCTTAATCGGGATAATGATTGACTTCCGGCCAGCTCCTTATGTTAACTGGAAAAATTTGTTTTTGGCTTTAAATGCCGGCGGTCGTGCCCTTACTTCTCTTCTGGGGTTGTATTTTTTAATTTTTACCACTCCCCTCCTGGATTTAATAGCGGGACTTTCGAGATTTGGTATTCCTCAATTTATAATTGAAATAATTATTTTTATTCACCGGTTTATTTTTATATTCTTCGAAATAGCCGGGGAAATCATTAAAGCCCAGGAAGCAAGGCTGGGCTACCGGAATTTTCGCCGGGGCATCTACTCCTTTTCTTTCTTAACTACCGGGATTTTTAAAGGAGGATTGGCCCGGGCGGGACAAATGACCATTTCTTTAGAAAGCCGGGGATACAACGATAAAATAGTTTTTTTGCAACCGGATTATCAAAATCAAAATTACCCCTTGTTATTTGTGGGTATAGTAGTTATGCTGGCGCTCTTTACTTATGGAGGTGCTTTTATTTGGAGGAGCTTTTAA
- a CDS encoding energy-coupling factor ABC transporter permease, with protein MLKTNFRLLFLLIFLLIPTPVLAMHIMEGFLPVKWVIFWDLVTLPFLVIGFIRLQKEANRGPGAKLMLAFAGAFIFVLSALKMPSVTGSCSHPTGTGLAAILFGPFITTVLGFIVLIFQALLLAHGGITTLGANTFSMAVAGPLVAYGVYKGLQKAGFNNNVSIFLAAMLGDLSTYMITSGQLALAFPGSSLFLSALKFMGIFALTQIPLAISEGILTVLTYNFLSRYEDAKIWVEKGEH; from the coding sequence ATGTTAAAAACCAATTTTCGCTTATTGTTTTTGTTAATTTTTCTTTTAATTCCCACCCCGGTTCTTGCCATGCATATTATGGAAGGGTTTTTACCGGTAAAATGGGTGATTTTCTGGGATCTTGTTACTTTACCTTTTCTGGTGATAGGTTTTATCCGCTTGCAAAAGGAAGCTAACCGGGGGCCGGGAGCTAAACTAATGTTAGCCTTTGCCGGAGCGTTTATCTTTGTTTTATCGGCTTTAAAAATGCCATCGGTAACCGGAAGTTGTTCCCATCCTACCGGAACGGGGTTGGCCGCAATTTTATTTGGGCCGTTTATCACGACCGTATTAGGTTTTATTGTTTTGATTTTTCAGGCTCTTCTTTTGGCTCATGGTGGCATTACCACCCTTGGTGCTAATACTTTCTCCATGGCAGTTGCCGGACCACTGGTAGCTTACGGGGTTTATAAAGGTCTCCAAAAAGCTGGATTCAACAATAATGTTAGCATCTTTTTAGCTGCCATGCTCGGGGATTTATCGACCTATATGATTACCTCTGGGCAACTGGCGTTAGCCTTTCCGGGAAGTTCACTTTTTTTAAGTGCTTTAAAATTTATGGGAATCTTTGCCTTAACCCAAATTCCTTTAGCTATAAGTGAAGGGATTTTAACGGTTTTAACCTATAATTTCTTGAGCCGTTATGAAGATGCCAAAATATGGGTAGAAAAGGGTGAGCATTAA
- a CDS encoding CGGC domain-containing protein, whose product MKVGIIRCQQTEDMCPGNTDFAVARENKGVFATSNEPVEVIGFVSCGGCPGKKSVTRAEMMVNRGAQVVVLASCITRGNPIGFACPHRDNILAAIKKRIGEKAEIWDWTH is encoded by the coding sequence ATGAAGGTAGGTATTATTCGTTGTCAACAGACAGAAGATATGTGCCCCGGCAATACTGACTTTGCCGTGGCGCGGGAGAACAAGGGCGTGTTTGCCACTAGCAATGAGCCTGTTGAGGTGATCGGTTTTGTTTCCTGCGGCGGTTGCCCGGGGAAGAAGAGCGTTACTCGGGCGGAAATGATGGTAAACCGGGGGGCGCAAGTGGTTGTGTTGGCATCTTGTATAACGAGAGGGAATCCGATCGGTTTTGCCTGTCCCCATCGAGATAACATATTGGCAGCAATTAAAAAAAGAATTGGAGAAAAAGCGGAAATCTGGGATTGGACTCATTAA
- a CDS encoding precorrin-2 dehydrogenase/sirohydrochlorin ferrochelatase family protein, which yields MYPISLNLTGTLVLVVGGGRVALRKVQSLLREDAKIIVVAPKTLPELKALAQSGQIKLYLREFQEEDLSGPKLVFAATDNSELNKRIANLCQRLGIWVNVADSPEESNFIVPAVWRRGGWEIAVGTSGLSPFAARLLKEELSRLIEPAWDDYLKFLGELRKALKESKIEKNKREEILKEVAKIYDYQKFCQEKPSVKLILEKFK from the coding sequence GTGTATCCTATTAGTTTAAATTTAACGGGGACCCTCGTATTAGTAGTAGGGGGTGGAAGGGTTGCTCTTCGGAAGGTGCAAAGTCTTTTAAGAGAAGATGCAAAAATTATCGTAGTTGCCCCGAAAACTCTTCCGGAATTAAAGGCTCTGGCCCAGAGCGGGCAAATTAAACTTTATCTGCGGGAATTTCAGGAAGAAGATTTATCCGGCCCCAAGTTAGTCTTTGCTGCCACCGATAATTCAGAGCTTAATAAAAGAATAGCTAATCTTTGTCAAAGACTGGGGATTTGGGTCAATGTAGCCGACAGTCCCGAGGAGTCCAATTTTATTGTTCCAGCGGTTTGGCGCCGGGGAGGTTGGGAAATAGCTGTGGGGACCTCTGGGTTATCTCCTTTTGCGGCCCGCCTTTTAAAAGAAGAGCTTTCCCGGTTAATTGAACCTGCCTGGGATGATTACCTGAAATTTTTGGGGGAATTACGTAAAGCCTTAAAGGAAAGCAAAATTGAGAAAAATAAGAGAGAAGAAATTTTAAAAGAAGTAGCCAAAATTTATGATTACCAGAAGTTTTGCCAGGAAAAGCCTTCGGTAAAATTAATCTTGGAAAAATTTAAATAA
- the cbiD gene encoding cobalt-precorrin-5B (C(1))-methyltransferase CbiD: MEELLTVKGLKYVYPTGNVALDGLNLEIKKGERLFVLGENGAGKTTFFLHLNGILKPTAGELFWRGEKFSYKRDFLLRLRQKVGVVFQDPETQLFAGTIAEEISYGLFNLGYSESKVREKVEETLKELGIWELRDQPIASLSLGQKKLVALGAILAMEPELLVLDEPTAFLDRYNTRLFLNIVERQWQKGITIVAATHEIDLAYRFADRVAVLHAGKLLASGPPEEILLESRILESANLEEPWLLRGSKILKDSGRLLAHEYPVKEEKKFWEVLNRVKTPRYGVTTGTVAAAAALGAARFLLLGEKMKAITINTPAGITFTLTPEILEKNATEAVCGIRKEAGDDPDVTDQALIIARVRRQNFPGIAIKGGRGVGVVTEPGLAVPVGEAAINPVPRQQIKEALEPLILGRETGLEVIIEVPEGEKLALQTLNPILGIKGGISILGTRGIVVPYSREAYIESLQLQLKRALYLDLKRLVFVLGNKSKKVAKRLNVPAEAIVETGNYLGDMLKISENEGVEKILIIGYLGKLIKTYLGILNLHSQVARGQKEALALFLYSLGESQELINKIYSTKNMEQALEILKSAGKDHYLPLLARAVKEKLKSYYSGLTMDVAFTDISGAIIATTFDRLEEGWPWDG; this comes from the coding sequence TTGGAGGAGCTTTTAACCGTAAAAGGATTAAAATACGTATATCCAACGGGAAATGTGGCTTTAGACGGCTTAAATTTGGAGATTAAAAAAGGTGAGCGGCTTTTTGTCTTAGGGGAAAATGGCGCCGGAAAAACCACTTTTTTTCTCCACTTAAACGGGATTTTAAAACCAACTGCAGGAGAGCTATTTTGGCGGGGGGAAAAGTTTTCGTACAAAAGGGATTTTCTGTTAAGACTTCGGCAAAAAGTTGGGGTGGTGTTTCAAGATCCGGAGACCCAGCTTTTTGCCGGTACGATAGCGGAAGAGATATCTTATGGGCTTTTTAATCTCGGGTATTCGGAAAGTAAAGTGCGGGAAAAGGTGGAAGAAACTTTAAAAGAGCTCGGAATTTGGGAGTTGAGAGACCAGCCGATAGCTTCGCTTAGCCTGGGTCAAAAAAAGCTTGTCGCCCTGGGAGCAATTTTGGCGATGGAGCCGGAGCTTTTAGTTTTAGATGAACCGACGGCGTTTTTGGACCGGTATAACACCCGCCTCTTTTTAAATATTGTTGAACGGCAGTGGCAAAAAGGGATTACGATTGTCGCTGCTACCCATGAAATTGATTTGGCGTACCGTTTTGCCGACAGGGTAGCGGTTTTACATGCCGGAAAACTTTTGGCTTCAGGGCCGCCCGAAGAAATTCTCCTGGAATCCCGGATTTTGGAAAGCGCGAACCTGGAAGAGCCATGGCTTTTAAGGGGCAGTAAAATTTTAAAAGATAGCGGGCGGCTTTTAGCTCACGAATATCCGGTAAAAGAGGAAAAAAAGTTCTGGGAAGTACTTAACCGGGTAAAAACTCCCCGTTACGGGGTAACTACAGGTACTGTAGCCGCGGCAGCGGCTTTGGGAGCAGCCCGTTTCTTGCTCCTGGGGGAAAAAATGAAGGCAATTACCATTAATACGCCGGCAGGAATAACTTTTACTTTAACCCCGGAAATTTTAGAGAAAAATGCGACGGAAGCGGTTTGCGGCATTAGAAAAGAGGCAGGAGATGATCCGGATGTCACCGATCAGGCTTTAATCATAGCCCGGGTACGCCGGCAAAACTTCCCGGGGATTGCCATAAAAGGAGGACGGGGAGTGGGAGTTGTCACGGAACCGGGGCTTGCTGTACCGGTGGGAGAAGCGGCAATTAATCCGGTTCCGCGGCAACAAATCAAAGAAGCGCTGGAGCCGTTAATTTTGGGAAGGGAAACGGGGTTGGAAGTGATTATTGAAGTGCCCGAAGGGGAGAAGCTTGCGTTACAAACATTAAATCCGATTTTGGGGATTAAAGGCGGTATTTCCATCCTGGGTACCCGGGGTATTGTCGTACCTTACTCCCGGGAAGCTTATATCGAGTCCCTGCAACTCCAGCTAAAAAGAGCGTTATATTTGGATTTAAAAAGACTTGTTTTTGTTTTGGGCAATAAAAGTAAAAAAGTAGCCAAGAGGTTAAATGTTCCTGCTGAAGCTATCGTGGAAACGGGAAATTACCTGGGGGATATGCTGAAGATTTCGGAGAACGAAGGGGTAGAGAAAATTTTAATAATAGGGTACCTGGGAAAACTTATTAAAACTTACCTTGGTATTTTAAACCTTCACAGCCAGGTGGCCCGGGGCCAAAAGGAGGCTTTAGCGTTATTTTTATATTCTCTTGGAGAAAGTCAGGAGTTAATTAATAAAATTTATTCCACCAAAAATATGGAGCAGGCCCTGGAAATTTTGAAGAGCGCCGGGAAAGACCATTACCTGCCTTTACTTGCCCGGGCGGTTAAAGAAAAGTTAAAGAGCTATTATAGCGGTCTTACCATGGATGTGGCTTTTACCGATATATCGGGGGCGATTATTGCCACAACCTTTGACCGCCTTGAGGAGGGATGGCCGTGGGATGGGTAA
- the cobM gene encoding precorrin-4 C(11)-methyltransferase encodes MKVYLVGAGPGDPELITVKGKKLLEEADLIVYAGSLVNPGLLEYAKPEAVKVDSAPRTLEEIVEIMVEYARAGKVVVRLQTGDPALYGAVEEQKRALKAYGVELEWVPGVSSFLGAAARLGYELTVPDGTQTVILSRVAGRTPVPEKENLEALAKIGSTLVLFLSVDKIDEVVAEISRVRAFDTPVAVVYKATFPEEKIITGTLADIAQKVKEEKINKTALIFVGEFLNPPPTRSKLYAPDFTHGGRRESD; translated from the coding sequence GTGAAAGTTTATTTAGTAGGCGCCGGACCTGGAGATCCCGAGTTAATAACTGTTAAAGGGAAAAAACTTTTGGAGGAAGCTGATTTAATCGTTTATGCAGGCTCCCTGGTTAATCCCGGACTTTTGGAATATGCCAAACCGGAGGCGGTGAAAGTTGACTCGGCGCCCAGAACTTTAGAAGAAATAGTGGAGATAATGGTCGAGTATGCTCGAGCCGGAAAAGTTGTCGTACGCTTGCAGACCGGAGACCCAGCCCTCTATGGGGCGGTAGAGGAACAAAAAAGAGCTTTAAAAGCCTATGGAGTTGAGCTGGAATGGGTGCCGGGAGTTAGCTCTTTTCTTGGGGCGGCTGCCCGCCTGGGTTACGAATTAACCGTTCCAGACGGTACCCAGACGGTAATTTTAAGCAGAGTTGCCGGGAGAACTCCGGTGCCGGAAAAAGAAAATTTAGAGGCATTGGCTAAAATCGGGTCAACCCTTGTGCTCTTTTTAAGTGTGGATAAAATCGATGAGGTTGTCGCCGAAATTTCCCGGGTAAGAGCTTTTGATACTCCGGTAGCGGTAGTTTATAAGGCTACTTTTCCCGAAGAAAAAATTATTACTGGTACTTTAGCGGATATTGCTCAGAAAGTAAAAGAAGAAAAGATAAACAAAACCGCCCTTATCTTTGTAGGGGAGTTTTTAAATCCGCCCCCTACTCGCTCAAAATTATATGCTCCCGATTTTACTCATGGTGGGAGAAGAGAAAGTGATTAA